In one window of Spartobacteria bacterium DNA:
- a CDS encoding 4-deoxy-4-formamido-L-arabinose-phosphoundecaprenol deformylase gives MKQVGLRIDVDTLKGTREGVPCLCDILRKHEIHGTFYFSVGPDNMGRHLWRLLRPAFLIKMLRSNAAGLYGWSILFMGTAWPGPRIGKRCEEQIRRARDEGHEMGLHAWDHQKWQAQIDAMSADTLQQQLRKGVDELTRILGVPPVASAVPGWRCNDAALRLKEAFGFIHNSDCRGTSTFIPVVDGQHLRTPQIPVTLPTYDEVVGSSGITDESYNAYILEQIQDDRLNVLTIHAEAEGGHCARMFDAFLTSAKQQGIQIMPMYQILSAFPADRESPIVAKSFAGREGWLACQQVTSE, from the coding sequence ATGAAGCAGGTCGGTTTACGAATTGACGTAGATACATTGAAGGGCACGCGTGAAGGCGTGCCCTGTCTTTGTGATATTTTGCGCAAACATGAGATTCATGGTACGTTCTATTTTTCCGTTGGCCCCGATAATATGGGCCGGCACCTCTGGCGTTTGCTGCGTCCCGCGTTTCTGATAAAAATGCTGCGTTCCAATGCTGCAGGGCTGTACGGGTGGAGTATACTTTTCATGGGGACGGCCTGGCCGGGGCCGCGCATCGGTAAGCGCTGTGAGGAACAGATCCGACGTGCTCGTGATGAAGGCCATGAAATGGGGCTGCACGCATGGGATCATCAGAAATGGCAGGCGCAAATTGATGCCATGTCGGCAGACACCTTGCAGCAGCAGTTACGTAAGGGGGTCGATGAATTGACCCGTATTCTAGGTGTTCCACCTGTGGCCTCCGCTGTTCCCGGTTGGCGTTGCAATGATGCCGCGCTTAGATTGAAGGAGGCGTTCGGTTTTATCCACAACAGCGATTGTCGTGGCACCAGTACGTTTATACCTGTAGTGGATGGACAGCACCTGCGTACTCCGCAAATCCCTGTAACATTGCCGACCTATGATGAAGTCGTTGGAAGCAGCGGCATCACCGATGAATCATACAATGCATACATTTTAGAACAGATTCAGGATGACCGTCTAAACGTGCTTACCATTCATGCAGAGGCTGAAGGAGGGCACTGTGCCCGTATGTTTGATGCGTTTTTGACTTCCGCTAAACAGCAGGGCATTCAGATTATGCCTATGTACCAGATTCTGTCCGCGTTTCCCGCTGACAGAGAATCCCCCATTGTCGCAAAATCCTTTGCAGGCCGTGAAGGCTGGCTTGCCTGTCAGCAGGTAACAAGCGAATAG